The Streptomyces sp. TLI_105 DNA segment GGAGGCCACCGATACGGGTACGTCGTGGACCTACGGCCCCGGCGCTCCCGTAGCCGTACCGACCGCGCCCGCGGAAAGCTTGCTGCTTCTGCTGTGGGGGCGGATACCACTCGACGGCGGAGCATGGTCCTGGGGCGGTGACGAGCAAGCCGGCCGTCGGATCCTGGAGGGCCCCTTGACCCCCTGATCTCGACGGAGGCTTGTGCGGCGCGGGCCTTGGCGGGGCGGCCGAGCAACGGGGCGCCCTTCGGCCCGCGGCTTCACCGTGCCGCGGAATCGTCCCGGTCGAACACGCCGCGGTTCCGGACGATCTCGGCCTGGTGGTCCTGCACCCAGTGCACGACGTGTGCGATGGTGTCGCTCAGTGACCGGCCCAAGGGCGTGAGCTCGTACTCGACCCGAGGCGGTACTTCGGCGTAAGCCGTCCGCAGTACCAGGCCGTCACGGGTCAGCAGCCGCAGCGTCTGGCTCAGCATGCGCTGGGACACCCCGGCGATCCGACCGTGAAGCGTCGTGAAGCGCAGCGGCCCGTCGG contains these protein-coding regions:
- a CDS encoding helix-turn-helix domain-containing protein, with product MGSTPGAQAEAAGVSPECVSTIELVRDVLARVGDKWTVLVITHLADGPLRFTTLHGRIAGVSQRMLSQTLRLLTRDGLVLRTAYAEVPPRVEYELTPLGRSLSDTIAHVVHWVQDHQAEIVRNRGVFDRDDSAAR